The Hippoglossus hippoglossus isolate fHipHip1 chromosome 4, fHipHip1.pri, whole genome shotgun sequence DNA window AGGCGTCAgttgtacttgtgtgtgtgtgtgtgtgtgtgtatgtgtatgtgagagtgTTTGTTGTCGGGTCTCTTTTCGGTCCGTGGTTGGAAATAAAGAGCGGCAGTGACACGGAGGAGCAGCGGAGCCTCAGGCCGGGAGATGGACAACAGTAAACGGACGGTGGTGGTCACAGGTCGGTGTCTCTTCTTTGTCGTGTCGGTTGTTGTCGGTCGTCGTCTGCTGGCGCTTGAAAAAAGTTGTGGAGTGACAGGAACGTTAATGGCGTCAGGCTGTTGGTGCTCCAGCTGCTTTCTGCTGAGGAGAGCGTCGTGTTGACTCGCTCACTGTTTTCTCAGGTCTCGTGTCAGTAGAAACTACTGACCAGCAAGCTGACATCATCCCTAGTGCTAATGtctgttgtctttttaaaaggCCCTGatgaaacaatacaaagtgaGAGAGGTGAACTTATATGTGGAAAATCCATATACGTGGAATTAattcatttgttgttgtctcTTAACGtccattcttcttctctgtAGATGAAATGAGTCATTTTAACGTAAATGCATTAGCTCATCAATACCAACGCTTCTTTTAACAGCCTATTTAACTCATATGTGCCTGGGACAATGTccataaaagacaataaataaagcagaaaaagtCAGTTCATTTTCATGAGTACAACTGTCAGTGCTTCATGTTTCCTGCTTTAGTCTGATTCAGTCCTTTAATAACTTTCTAACAAAGAAGAGAGTCTGAGATTTACTtctttgctgcttttcattaTTAGTTTCATCTACTGTCAAACACTTTGTTCTCAGCACCAGGTCTCTTCACAGACAGGATGTCCTTACAGACAATGTGGTTACAAGTTAATAACACCAATAACCAACCAATGATTCTGTCCCAGTATTCATATCTTGCTGTCGTGTTTTCTGTATGGATCCTAATCTACCCTGTTTCCTATTTAACTTAACTTTGCATTTTAATATCCAAATCTGAACCCATGTTGTTCTTGTCAGTAGCATCGTACCAAAGCTGTTTTGAGtttagaaaaaacaacatgcttCACTCTGTGTTATTGATGTAATGTGACTCATCTCCCACCTCAAGTGCTAAACTACTAAAAACGACTATAGCGCagggtaataaaacaatatcaactaTTAATTGCAATGTAATCTTCATCAATAACGATATGTGTTTTGCTCTATATCAAGTATTCAAGAAGAGTttgaaaccacaaccttcactcaggagttAAAAACAGTCTTTAAAAGAAATAGTAGTGACTGatgtaaacattattattatgatataatttttggccatatcacCCCAGCCCTGAACACGACCCTCTCCAACAGTTAATGTGAGCGGAGTTAACAGAGACAGTGACTTGGTGTTTTCAGACAAAGGGGTGCGGAGGCCGGCAGACCCAGCTGATCGAAGATGTGCAGATTGCCTGGGAACTGCACCTTCACAATAGCTGGCCGGCTGGCAGCTGCTGGCCCCTCTCGCTGCTCCTTTTCAGCCGCCTGTCAGACAGACCgatccccccccacctctccaccCAACCCCTGGGGACCCACTGACCCTCGGAAATGTGGTGGAGGGGGATCAGTTATAGATCCCTGTATAAACAAGCCTGAGTGAATatcggctgctgctgcatttcttTTATTGTACAGGTCACTTGGAGCGGTGCAGGGGGGAGATTTTTAGTGATTGATTTTACAGCAAATCTTATGCAGCAGCTTCTCAGTCTTTTAATAtagaaattaaatacaaaagatgttttatgtttggtGAAAAATCTACAATATTGGCAGTTTTGCTGGTAAAGGTAGTGGATAGTGGAATAGGTCGGATCATCTCATTTCATATTGGTAAAGAAAGGTTCGCTGTACTCACATATGCTTTTCCTTCAGAATTGTTCTGTTTGCATttgcaataaaatgtatttcagaaaGAAATCTCTCTGAAATCACTGGTCAATACAGCATCATTTTCGTCCGTtgtaaaaaccaaactgattcCAAAGCTTCATTATTAGAAACATCGTGTAGGAGAAATGAGTCATCACCAGCACAGCATGGAAGCATCTCAGAAACTCAAATAACTCCCATGTTTTGTAGGTTTCGGGCCTTTTGGAGAGCACACGGTCAACGCCAGCTGGGTCGCAGTGCAGGTAGGTTTCACCCCTCTATACCTGtctgttaaattaaatgtaaccTTCACCTAAATGATATGAGTAAGCTCTTAGATGAAAATATCTTAACTTTTGAATTAGCAGTTGATTTTGTTTGTAATTCACATTATTCATTACACTGACGAAAACAAATCCTTCGAAGCTTCTCCAAAATGGTGTTAAGATAAAAATATCAAAGCTCATCATGTCTGTCGTGTTATTAGCCAGAtgtgttcctgtttgtgtgacagTTTTATGATGCTCTGATAGTTGCCGGCTTCACACATGTGCCGCAGAGTGTCCCAGAGGTTCCCTGTGTCCTGCTGGCGAAACTGCATGTGGGGGATGATGCTGGTTGTCAGGGTGTCTAGACGGACTTGATAAGGATATTAAAGGCAAACAAAAGGCCGCTTTGAGGCGGGGTCACAGACGTGGTCAGAAAAGCCCCTTTTCAATACAAGTGGGGGTCAGTGTCCAGAGCAATTTGTCCTGCAGGGAGATAGGGGGAGGTGCAGGTCGACTGGCTGTGAATCAGATACACATTTGTCATACTTATGATATGTTTGACTGCATCTTTTATTTCTTGCTTGATTATGAAAGTGGCCGAGTATTGcagttcatttatttctacTTATCTTATTTTTAGAGTTTCAAAATATACCATCAATTTCCCAGAAACACGTAGATCACCATTATCAGTTCTAAATAGTTTAGTTTTTGTGAATACCTGCGttcttatttgtttttgaattgtttttgaattatgttggatctttttttatttatactgtatattttttgcTTTAAGAGGCAAAGGTATGGACTTCATTTGTGGAAGTATGGCTGCCAGTGGGAAATGAGAGAACAGATTAATGAGGCAATTAGCTGAGTAGAGGTTTCTTGCATGATGTCACCTACACTTCCAAGGTGCATGGAGAAGGAAATAAAGTACAAAGCCGCTAAAACTCTAATAACACTTAAACAGAACGATTGTATCGTCAACCTGATTAGTTTTAGCCTGTTTCTGTATCAGGCTCATCCTTATGGGGCAACGAGCAAAGACTGCTCTTGCTAATCTACACACAGTTAGTTAGGGGATCTTTTAAGTTGAGATGATTTTGACGCACATAGCAAAAATTTAAGTTCAATGcttgaatattatattattacattttttaaatgtttatttaatcagACAGTTTCATTGACATTTCTTTTccaagagagaaatgagaacaagacagtcaacaaaaaaaagcacaattACAAATTGTTACAAATACCATACAATTACAATACAAGGAAAAAAGATACAGTTCCAAGAGTCAAACAAGATAataaagctctatataaatagaGTTTTTCCTAACTTATGTATGGGTCTGTTTTGTTGACTGCTAATTGCTTTCAATGTTAGACTCTGtatataaacaaaacaagaactGTTGAGCTTGACATGTTATAGTTGTCCTTGGTTTTAGCATAATTTAAATTAGCATCCAACTTATTTGTGATTTCTGAAGCTTTCAACCACATTTCATGGCAATAAGTTCTCCATGTCACAGAGAACTGCACTCTCCAATGACACCTGAGAACAACGCTGAGAAAGATGCTGTTGTGGTTGAAAGCTTTGAGGACAACCCTAACCCAAAGTAAATTTGAATACTTTGTCAAAATCCAGAAATGTTTCAGCgttattcttttttcttcacCCTGTCAGGAACTGAAGAAGCTGGGACTGGGCAGCGAAGTGGACCTGCATGTGTACGAGGTTCCTGTAGAGTACCAGACAGTCCAGAGTTTGGTTCCTTCATTATGGAAGCAGTATCATCCGCTGGTAAGAGGAGAACGTGGTGTGACCTGTACACGTTGTTCTTTGTGATAATTGGATCTGACAGGCCCAGAGAACAATCTGATAATAAGACATACAAGGCACACATGCTGAACTAAATTTAATTATATACAATTATCAAATTATGCAACTAATTAGTGGCTTGAGTGTGTCATTATCTACATGGGcattaacatttacaaaaactgGTTCACTTGAAATAGCCACAGATTATTTTTTGGACCCGAGAACATCTTTggtgtatttactgtaaataatttgtattatgGTACATTATTTCCGTAATTCTGACTTTGTGATTTTTATTGGATTCTTTGCCAGTTGGTTGTTCATGTTGGAGTCTCAGGAATGGCCACCACTGTCACCCTGGAGAAGTGCGGCCGAAATAGTGGCTATAAGGGTCTGGACAACAGCAGCTTCTGTCCTGACTCAcagtgttgcattgtgggaggcCCAGACTGCATCGACTCAGTTATTGACATGGAATCAGTCAGTAAGAGAGTGACCGCCTCGGGGCTCGGAGTAGCTGTGTCTGTCTCCAAAGACGCTGGGAGGTAAATTCATTTCTCCAGTTAGAATCAGCCGATTGTTCTGCCTGTCACCTCTGGACCTCATGCAGGGACAGAGGCTGATTCATGTGTTCAGCATCACTCTGTTAAACACATGATTCAGCCATACAAGTGCATTTAGTTTGACAGAATGACTGACATCTTAGGTAAATGCTTGGGTAACAGGGTCAGTAGTAAAAGTAGGATGTACTATTGCTTAAAAGGAACTCAAAACTATTAAATCTGTGATCCATACATTTAATTATACAAAttgataattattttatttttgtatccaCTCTTGGAATAGTTTCTCTAGTTTTCTATTTATTGATGAATATGAACACCTTTTTTATTTAGGATACTAACACAACCTGGGTTTTATCATGCGGTATACAATGCAGAAACTTTTGCAAGACATTTAACATgattttgagtgtgtgcaccTGGGTGTCATCATGTTTACATCCCCACACAACTCACTCTATAGCTGTCCCTTTCACAGAGAGGGAATCACATGCACACGGACATGTTCTAACGTTAACGTGCAACCACATgggtacatttaaaaaaaaaaacagacgcTCAGATGATTACTTCATTCTTTGCCCAGGATGCCATAATTCCACTGTATGGTAAATAGTATTTGGCAGCTTTATTCATGTTTAGAATCTTTAATACATaacctttaacattttaatCGTGAGTAGGATGTTCTGCAATCAAATATATGGTGTACTCTGGTGGAGAAACTGTGTAATGGCAGCACTTTTTACAGTACTTTTTAccctgtttccctctctgacAGATATCTCTGTGACTTCACCTACTACACGTCTTTGTACCTGAGTCACGGCCGCTCTGCTTTCATCCACGTGCCTCCTCTTGGAAAGCCTTACAGTGGTGAAGACCTGGGTCGTGCACTGAAGGCCATCGTCCAGGAGATTCTGGAGCTTCTTGACCAGGCTGAGGAGAAGCTCCACTGCCAGCAGCACTTCCACTAAGTGACCTCCGGATGCCAACCATCCTCTCTCCAGCAATCGCCACACAAGAGAAATTGCACTTAACCACAAGTAGCCAAACAtcctcctttttaaaatctttgtctttatttggacaaaatgaaaacGTCAGCATATAGAACGTTTTCAGTGtttgcttctctttgttttagGTTTTAGGTTTTTGCTTATTGTTTTTGCTAAGCCTGATTATTTGTTATGTTTAAATGTCTCCCGATGGTGAGAAGATAAAATGGGAGTTTGAAGACAACCCTTAGTCACACTGAAACGTAAGCCTTTCTCCCACTTCCAAGGAATATGAAACAttttgactttgacattttgaacaTGGGAATTACTGTAGGaccacaaagaaaacacagcagctatGTGCTGCTCCTATTTGTTCATATGCAGTTCAAATAGTTCCAGACGGTTGGTAATGTGGCAAATATCGCAACCTTTACCCCAAAAGTGACTACTATTATTGCACCTTATAGGGTTAGGGTGATTGAATTGGTTATAGAAGTCACATTTGGGGAAACTGCTATATCTGCTTTATACAATTAGATTTTCTTCATCCTTAAATTTTGAGTTTCCATCTGTCACAATATGTTTCAGTCAACAGATGTTTACACCTGGATGTCTGTAAATGGTAACTGAACATGATACATTATGTAGAGGTGTTTAGATTTAAGCTGTAATCTAATTTCAGTTCCCTTCAGATACTTTTCCAGCTGCTCTATAGCCCAACTGTGCTGTTTCACATTTTATGTTGAGTTGTTTCTTGAGTGCTTTTTCTTTATAAGAAGTTGTAAATTTGCCTTCTTTTACAAAGGTTATTTTAATCAGGGAACGGGTTGGTTCCAGCTCATCTTCCCCCAGGTTTTCGGCCCAATTCTGacaggaaaatacaaaacagattCTCCTGGGATCTGGCCCCAGGCTGTGCAATGTTATTTTACAGATCTCAGGTCTGTCAGTTTAGGAGATTCATGTTGTGGTTTTGTCAAACTTCTGTTAGAGTTGCACAATTATCTGAGAAAATATTGACCATTGCAGTTATTACTATAAATTCCATTTAACAGAATTCTTCTGAGTGAGGTGTGGGTTCAAATGttacaaacacgcacacacattggATTGTGGCAAAGAACTGACATCACAACACTGGATTTCTGGGTAGTAAAATCTTTGTCTCTTGATTTAGGGTAGCTGTGTCCCATCAGAGCCGTTTTATTTCAGATCTTACACTATGTTTAAAACCAgtgatttgtcttttcatcGTTTCGTTTTTTTCAATAATTGTGCAAACCACATGGGTATAAGCTAATGAAAGCTTTCAGTTGCTCCCTGCATTGAATCACATGTAGCTGAAGATTTGATTCGATGTGAAGTTTGACTCTCTTCAGCCAGAATTGGGCCtggacatttatttctgtagcACTTTCTTTATCCACTTTTACTTATTCTGGAATTTGAACCGCATTTTTCAAagaatttgtatgttttattttattttcagtcacttTAATTCGAAATATGTAGCTTTCCAGATATTCACACACATCCATCCCATGTTTAACCTCCCTTCCCATTAATTATCATTATGCATGTGTGGTATGCTTTATAGGTGACTTATGCTTTACTTTCCTGAGCTTTGGTTTGTTCAACCTGCAGCATATTCTTTCATCGTGTCTGTGATGGTGCCACAGTCCAGGTGTCAAGCTTCTCTTTATAATATTTGTCTGGTTCACTGTGTTCACGAGCATTTTCCTGACGGCTGAGCGGTCGCTGAGTACGTCCGACAACACCAAACACAGCTTCCGTTTTATATGTTTCAGTAGTAAATGTAGCATTGAACGTTGtatatgctgctgctgcaccccCCTGTGTATCACCAACAACACTCCCTGTTTAATACAAAGATgtagtgtgtatatatgtatatatgtatatatatatatatatatatatatatatatatatatatatatatatatatatatatatatatatatatatatatatatataaactgccATACCTAGTTTTGAGAAACTAGCATCATCTGACATTGAACTGAACAGGATTGAACTTCATCTCAGACTTTGAGTTCTCATCTCAGCCTTTGGCATTTACCTCCTGTCTTGTTGATGTGGTTTAAAACTCTTCTGGAAATATTGCAAATTTTAGAAATAAATTTGCAGGTGCTAGTATTTTACTGTGTGGCTTTACAAGTGCTGAGATGTGAAAGAGTTGTGGAGGAGCTCCCCCTAAAAAATGTGTCCGCTCTCAAATGTGAAAGCCTCGAGTTTACGTACgaggtgacctctgaccctgactCTTTCCTGTGCCTTgctgttgtttatgtgtgttatGAGGCCTTAAAAATGCTCAGCGGGTCAGTTCAAAGATATATTACTGATTCTGTCCAGTCAGATGTGTGGCTACCTCAAGAATACTTTTTATCTCTGTGCGTGATCTGTTGTACAATAACATAACGGCTCTGTGAATTATTGTGAGTTCCTGTGTTTAGGGAGTTTCCTCTGCCTCTGACATTAACATAGCACTGTTACAATAAGTAATACTGgctttgtaaaagaaaaagctttGAGGTAAAGAATTAAAGGATcataaataatgtttgtgtCCAATACTTcaactttgtatttttccaccagtgtttttttatgaaaaacgGTTCAATGTCTTGtcaaatgtacaaacacacagttgtatTAAAGGTGCCAATCAAAGATCATAGATGTGACTTAGAAGCACAGCTCTGTCTTAAATAATTGGCCTGATTTCTGCACAGATATGGTTTAAGTCTCcacacaagttttttttatactcAACAAGCATGTTGTTTGAGAATACATTAGTAAACATACTGCTTTTCTACAGATATGTTTACATCACTTTGTTAGAACAATGGATGGTTTGTTGTTAACAAAACCCTCTTTCAAAATCCATCATTTTTTTGGGACTTGTGATGTGTTTGGCTTTGACAGAAAAAGTGGCTCATaaatttatttatgcatttaattattttttggtGCTGTTGACATGTTGTACTCTGAACATGTGCAtagtttgtatattttgaatatGTAGTCATCAAACGGCAGCCACACCATAGCTATTTCATTCTGAATGGGACCGTGATCTAACTCTACAAAATGAACTACAGGTTATTTGGGAGTAaaacttgaaactagagaccAGGATCTTGTCAGgaaaccagtggagtcgccccctgctggcccTTAGATACAATGCAGACTTAAAGGCATTCCACGTTGGCTTTACTTTCCAGACCCAGAGTCCAGGTCCATGCAGTCTGTGGTGTGAACtggatatttattttgaatgaagAAACATTAGCATCGTAAGCATTATCATAGAGGATCGCCACACTTATATGGTAAGAATGTagctgtgcactg harbors:
- the LOC117760714 gene encoding pyroglutamyl-peptidase 1-like — encoded protein: MDNSKRTVVVTGFGPFGEHTVNASWVAVQELKKLGLGSEVDLHVYEVPVEYQTVQSLVPSLWKQYHPLLVVHVGVSGMATTVTLEKCGRNSGYKGLDNSSFCPDSQCCIVGGPDCIDSVIDMESVSKRVTASGLGVAVSVSKDAGRYLCDFTYYTSLYLSHGRSAFIHVPPLGKPYSGEDLGRALKAIVQEILELLDQAEEKLHCQQHFH